The segment CCGGCTACGGGCTGAGCACCGAGGACGAGGCCCGGGCCCTGCGGATCGCCGCCGGGCACACCGCCGAGACCACCTACCTGGGGGCGCACGTGGTGGCGCCCGAGTACGCGGACGACCCGGCCGGGTACGTCGAGCTGGTGACGGGCGAGATGCTGGCGGCCTGCGCCCCGTACGCCCGCTGGGTGGACGTGTTCTGCGAACGCGGCGCCTTCGACGGCGACCAGGCGCGGGCGGTGCTGACCGCCGGGAAGGCCGCCGGCCTGCTGCCGCGAGTGCACGCCAACCAGCTCGGCCACGGCCCCGGCGTGCAGCTCGCGGTGGAGCTGGGCGCCGCGTCCGCCGACCACTGCACCCACCTGACCGACGCGGACGTCGCCGCGCTGGCCGACGGCGACACGGTCGCCACGCTGCTGCCGGGCGCCGAGTTCTCCACCCGGGCGCCCTACCCGGACGGCCGCCGGCTGCTGGACGCGGGCGCCGCCCTCGCGCTGTCCACCGACTGCAACCCGGGCTCCAGCTTCACCAGCTCGATGCCGTTCTGCGTGGCCGTCGCCGTCCGCGAGATGGGCCTGACCCCCGACGAGGCGGTGCACGCCGCCACCGCGGGCGGCGCGCTCGCGCTGCGCCGCACCGACGTGGGCCGGATCGCCCCCGGCGCCCGGGCGGACCTGCACCTGCTGGACGCGCCCTCGCACGTCCACCTGGCGTACCGCCCGGGCGTCCCGCTGACCGCCGCCGTCTGGCAGGGCGGCGTCCGCAGGGTGTGACGCCCGGTCAGCGGGCGTCGCCCATCAGCCTCCCGATCCGGCCGCGGGCGGCGAACAGGCCGACGCCCGCGGCGACCGCCAGCACGCCCTGGACGGCGAAGTACCCGGTCGAGCCGACCACGTCGTCGCCGAGCAGCAGCTGGGCGAGCGCGGCCACGCAGTCGCCCGCGGTGACGGCGAGGAACCAGACGCCCATCATCTGGCTGGCGTACTTGGCGGGCGCCAGCTTGGTGGTGACGGACAGGCCGACCGGGGAGAGGGTCAGCTCGCCGGTGGTCTGGATCAGGTACACCACGGCCAGCCAGAGCGGCGAGACCTTGACGCCGCCCGAGGCCGCCGCCATGGCGAGCATCATCACCAGGAAGGACGCGCCGATCATCAGCAGGCCGAAGGCGAACTTCGCGGTGGTGGAGGGGTTGCGGCCGCGCCGGGCGGCGGCGTTCCACAGCCAGGCGAAGACCGGGGCCAGCGCCATGATGTACAGCGGGTTCAGCGACTGGAACCAGCTGGACGGGAAGTCGAAGCCGAACAGGCTCCCGGCGGTGTTCTGCTCGGCGAACACGCTCAGGGTGGAGCCGGACTGGTCGTAGATCATCCAGAACACCGCGGCGGCCACGAAGAACCACAGGTAGCCGCCCATCCGGGAGCGCTCCTCGCCGGTCAGGTCGCGGTCGCGGCGGATCCGGGCGAACACCAGCGCGGGGATCGCGATGCCGGCCAGCGACAGCGGCCAGATCGCCCAGGAGACGGTGAAGTGCCCGGTGCCGGCCACCACGCCGTAGAACACGGCGGCGGCGGCCAGCCAGATCCCGGCCTTGCGCAGCACCGCGCGGCGCTCGTCCCGGCTCATCGGCGCGGCGACGACGTTCGAGGCCGGGCTGAGGTGGCGGCTGCCCAGCAGGTACTGGACCAGGCCCAGCGCCATGCCGACACCCGCCAGCGCGAAGCCCAGGTGCCAGTCGACCTGCTGGCCGACGGTGCCGATCACCAGCGGCGCGAGGAAGGCGCCGAGGTTGATGCCCATGTAGAAGATGGTGAAGCCGCCGTCGCGGCGCGAGTCGTCGTCCTTGTCGTAGAGCTGGCCGACCATCGTGGAGATGTTGGCCTTCAGCAGGCCGGAACCGATCGCGATCGGGACCAGGCCGGCGAAGAAGAACCCCTTGTTGGGGACGGCGAGCATGAAGTGCCCGACCATGATGATCAACCCGCCGAGGGCGACGGTGCGCCGGGCGCCGAGCAGCCGGTCGGCGATCCAGCCGCCGGGCAGCGCGAGCAGGTAGACCATGGCGTTGTAGACCGAGTACACGGCGGCGGCGGTGGCCGCCGGGACCTCCAGACCGCCCTTGGTCGCCTCGGTGGTCATGTAGATCACCAGCAGCGCGCGCATGCCGTAGAAGCTGAAGCGCTCCCAGGTCTCGGTCATGAAGAGGGTGGCCAGGCCGCGGGGGTGGCCGAGGAAGGTCCGTCCGGAGGTGGGGGAGGGCCGTACCTCGGACTCCAGGGTGGTCGAAGCCATGCTGATTCCTTGCCTGTTTTCTCGGGTTCCTCACCACTCTAAGTCGCGGATTCGACTGACTGCGGAGAGTGAATGGTATGCAGAAGGTAAAGTCTGGCGGCCGTGCACCGTGCATTTTGATGCCGTGGCCGGAAGATTACCTGTGATGCCAAGGGGGCTGCGAAGAATGTCCGTGAAAGTGCAGTTACTGCCGCAGGTGCCCGCCGACCGCAGATGATCACCGGCTGTGACGGTGTTCACAGCGCCCGGCCCGGGCGCGCCGGGACTGCCCGAGACCCCCTGATCAGCGGCCGCCGCGCGGTCTACCATCGCCCCTATGACCTGTGTGCTGCTGGCCGAGGACGACCCGGCAATCTCCGAACCGCTGGCCCGCGCCCTGCGCCGCGAGGGCTACGAGGTGCTCGTCCGCGAGGACGGGCCGGCCGCCCTGGGCGCCGGCCTCAGCGAGGACGTCGACCTGATCGTGCTCGACCTCGGGCTCCCCGAGATGGACGGCCTGGAGGTGTGCCGGCGGCTGCGCGCCGACGGCAAGAGCTTCCCGGTCCTGGTGCTCACCGCCCGCGCCGACGAGGTGGACACCGTGGTCGGCCTGGACGCCGGCGCCGACGACTACGTCACCAAGCCGTTCCGGCTGGCCGAACTGCTCGCCCGGGTCCGGGCCCTGCTCCGCCGCGGCAACGTGGACCAGCTGACCACCGGCGCGCACGGCGTCAAGATCGACATCGAGTCGCACCGCGCCTGGCTCGGCGAGGAGGAACTCACCCTCTCCGCCAAGGAGTTCGAGCTGCTGCGGGTCCTGGTGCGGGACGCCGGACGGGTCGTTACCCGCGAGGAGATCATGCGCCAGGTCTGGGACACCACCTGGTGGACCTCCACCAAGACCCTGGACATGCACATCTCCTGGCTGCGCAAGAAGCTCGGCGACGACGCCGCGAACCCGCGCTACATCGCCACCGTGCGCGGCGTGGGCTTCCGCTTCGAGAAGAACTGACCGCAGCCCGAGAAGAACTGACCGCAGTCCGGGAACAACCGACCGGAGGACCCGCGGCGGACCCGACCGCGGCGGCCCGAACCGAACCGAAGGACCGCCCGGCGTGAAGCGCAGGATGATCAACTCGCTGCTGGGCGTCGTCCTGGTGGTGGTCACGGTGTTCTGCGTGCCGCTGGCCCTGATCGAGAAGCAGTCGATCGTCAACGCCGCCAACGACCGGGTGGACGCGGTGGCGGTCCGGGTGCTCGGCCTGGTCGAGAGCCGGCTCGCCGCGGGCGAGCCGGTCAGCGGCGAGAAGTTCGCCGCCGTCGTCACCGACGAGTACCACGTCACCGTGGACATCCCCGGGCAGCCGCAGATCGCCCTCGGCCAGCCGGTCCGGGGCGACGCGCTGTCCGCCACCGAGCCCGGCGCCAGCGGGGAGACCGTCACCGTCGCGCAGTCCCGCACCGCGCTCGACCACGAGATCGGCAACATGCTGCTGCTGCTCGGCGTGGTCGCGCTGCTCGCCGTCCAGGCCGCCGTGGCGCTCGCCGTCTGGCAGGCCAAGCGCCTCGCCCGGCCGCTCACCGACCTCGCCGAGACCGCCGAGCGCCTCGGCTCCGGCGACCCCCGCCCGCAGGGCCGCCGCTACGGCGTGCCCGAACTCGACCGGATCGCCGAGGTGCTGGACACCAGCGCCGAACGGATCGCCCGGATGCTCACCGCCGAACGCCGGCTCGCCGCCGACGCCTCGCACCAGCTGCGCACCCCGCTCACCGCGCTCTCCATGCGGCTGGAGGAGATCACCGCGCTCGCCGAGGACCCGGAGACCGTCCGGGAGGAGGCCACCATCGGCCTCCAGCAGGTCGAGCGGCTCACCGACGTGGTGCAGCGGCTGCTCACCAACCAGCGCGACCCCAACAGTCCCACCGCGGTGACCTTCGGGCTCGACGAGGTGGTCAAGCAGCAGGTCGAGGAGTGGGCCCCGACCCTGCGCGACAGCGGGCGCCGGCTGGCCATCGAGGGCCTGCGCGACGCCCGGGTGATCGGCACCCCCGGCACCGTCTCCCAGGTGCTCGCCACCCTGATCGAGAACTCGCTGATGCACGGCGCCGGCACCATCACGCTGCGGGTGCGCCGCTCCGGCAGCTCGGTGGTCGCCGAGGTCCAAGACGAGGGCGCGGGCGTCCCCCGCGAACTCGGCAACCGGGTCTTCGAACGGGCGGTCAGCGGCCGCAACTCCACCGGCATCGGACTGGCCGTCGCCCGCGACCTGGCCGAGGCCGACGGCGGCCGGCTCGAACTGCTGTCGCTGCGGCCGCCGGTGTTCGCGCTGTTCCTCGCCCACGGGGGCGAATGAGCCTCCCCCGCGGGGGAGTTCGCGTGCTTCCGGCCCGGGTCCGGTCCGCCGCTCAGTTCGCCAGGGTGCGGCTCGGCTCGGCGGCCAGCAGCAGCTCCGCCTCCTGCACCACGGCGGGCTCCCCCTGCACCGCGGCGGGCTCCTCCAGCTCCGGCATCGCCTTGAACACCCAGGTGCGGTAGGAGACGAAGCGGAACACGGTGGCCACTACCAGGCCCAGCACCTTGCCGCCCAGCTTCTCGAACGGGGTGTCCAGGCCCAGGACGTACTGGGTGAAGCCCAGGGTGCCGGTCTCGATCAGCATGCCGATGCCGCTGAACAGCAGGAAGAGGGTGATCTCCCGCTTGCGGGAGGCGGCGTCGCGGTCCCGGTACAGCCAGTACCGGTAGCCCAGGTAGTTGGTGGCGATGGCCACCAGCGTCGCGGCGATGTTGGAGCGCAGCGAGGCCAGGCCGACGCCGTTGGTGAGGATCCAGAACAGGCCGAAGTTGACCACCACGCCGCTGGCGCCGATCACGGCGAAACCGATCGCCTCGGCGGACAGCCCGCGCATCCGCTGGGTCAGGGAGGGACGCGTCTCGGTGCTGGTCGTCATCCGGGCTGTCTCCGTCTGCTTCACATGATCGGATAAGTGGTGTTCTACGATCCGGCCCACCAGGCTACCCGCAATCCCCGCGGCCTCACCCCCGCCCCGGTGCGAGAAGCCCCGCCGCACGCCGGAACGGGCGTCGCGCCCGCCGGTGCCGAGCCCTCCCACCGGCCCGGATATCCTGGGGCGCGTGACTGTAGCGGGCAATGCGAACTTTCCAGTGGTCGGAGTCATCGGCGGCGGGCAGCTCGCCCGCATGATGCACCAGGCGGGCATCCCGCTGGGCATCCGCTTCAAACTCCTCGCCGACACCCCCCAGGAGTCGGCCGCGCAGGTGGTCGGCACCACCGTGCTCGGCGACTACCGCGACCTCGACACGCTGCGGGCCTTCGCCGCCGACTGCGACGTGATCACCTTCGACCACGAGCACGTGCCCACCGAGCACCTGCGCACCCTCCAGGCCGAGGGCATCGCCGTCCGCCCGGGCCCGCACGCGCTGGTCAACGCCCAGGACAAGGGCGTCATGCGGGCCCGGCTCGACTCCATCGGCGTCCCCTGCCCCCGGCACCGGCTGGTCGCCGACCCGGCCGACGTCACCGCCTTCGCCGAGGAGGGCGAGGGCTACCCCGTCGTCCTGAAGACCGTCCGCGGCGGCTACGACGGCAAGGGCGTCTGGGTCGTGAAGGACGAGAGCGAGGCCGCCGCCCCCTTCCTGGCCGGCGTCCCCGTGCTCGCCGAGGAGAAGGTCGACTTCCTGCGCGAACTCGCCGCCGACGTGGTCCGCTCGCCCAGCGGCCAGGCCGTCGCCTACCCGGTCGTCGAGTCCGTCCAGGAGAACGGCATCTGCGCCGAGGTCACCGCCCCCGCGCCCGACCTCGACCCCGCCCTCTCCGACGAGGCCCAGCAGCTCGCCCTGCGGATCGCCGGCGAGCTCGACATCACCGGCCACCTCGCCGTCGAGCTCTTCCAGACCCGCGACGGCCGCATCCTGGTCAACGAACTCGCCATGCGCCCGCACAACTCCGGCCACTGGACCCAGGACGGCGCCGTCACCTCCCAGTTCGAGAACCACCTGCGCGCCGTCCTCGACCTCCCGCTCGGCGACCCCCGCCCCCGCGCCAAGTGGACCGTCATGGTCAACGTCCTCGGCGGCGACTACCCCGACATGTACCGCGCCTTCCTGCACTGCATGGCCCGCGACCCCGGCCTCAGGATCCACATGTACGGAAAGGACGTGAAGCCCGGCCGCAAGGTCGGCCACGTCAACGTCTTCGGGGACGACCTCGAAGACGTCCGCGAGCGCGCCCGCCACGCGGCCGCCTACCTGCGAGGAACGATCACCGATTGACCCGGAAGTCCCTTCGGCCTCGCGGCCGGGCCGCCGTGCGCGAGCACGGTGGCCGGGACGACTTCCTGCTTCGTCGACGACTGCCCGCCCGGAGTGCTCCGTTGAGGTCCTACGCCGTCTCCACAGGCTGCAACCGCCAGTCCGGCGGCCAGGACGTTGCGCGCCGCGTTGACGTCCCGGTCGTGGACGGCGCCGCAGGCGCACTCCCACGTGCGGACGTGCAGCGGCAGGTGGTCGCGGACGGTTCCGCATGCGCCGCACAGCTTGGAGCTGGGGAACCAGCGGTCGACGACGACCAGCTCCCGGCCGTACCAGGCGCACTTGTACGCCAGCATGCTCCGGAGTTCGGCCCAACCGGCGTCCGCGATCGCGCGGGCGAGCCTGCGGTTCCTGAGCATGCCGCGCACCAGCAGGTCCTCGACCACGACCGCTTGGTTCTCACGGACGAGTCGGGTGCTCAGCTGGTGCAGGAAGTCCCGGCGCCGGTCGGCGATCCGGGTGTGGATGCGGGCCACCTTGCGGCGGGCCTTCTCCCGGTTCGCCGAGCCCTTCGCCTTGCGGGCCAGCTCGCGCTGTGCCCGGGCCAGACGCTCGCGGTCGCGGCGCTCGTGCCGGGGGTTGGCGATCTTCTCACCAGTGGAGAGCACCGCCAGGTGTGCGATGCCCAGGTCGACGCCCACGGCGGTGCGCGACACGGGCAGCGGTCGCACGTCCGGGTCCTCGCACAGCAGCGACACGAACCAGCGCCCCGCCGCGTCACGGCTGACGGTCACCGTGGACGGGACCGCGCCCTCGGGCAGCGGCCGCGACCAGCGGACCTCCAGCGGTCCGGCCGTCTTCGCCAGCGTCAACTGCCCGTCCCGGTAGCGGAACGCCGAACGCGTGTACTCGGCAGCGGCCCGCGAACGCTTCCGCGACTTGAACCGCGGATGCCCCGACCGCCCGGCGAAGAAGCCGGCGAACGCCGCCTGCAGGTGCCGCAGCGCCTGCTGCAACGGCACGCACGACACCTCGGACAGGAACGCCAGCTCCGCCGTCCGCTTCCACCCCGTCGGCATCGCCGACGTCGCCCCGTACCCGACCCGCTCCCCGCGCTCCGCCCACGCCTGGGCACGGGCGGCCAGCGCCAGGTTGTAGACCAGCCGCACGCACCCGAACGTGCGCGACAGCTCGGCCGCCTGCGCATCCGTCGGGTAGCAGCGGTACTTGAACGCCCGCTTCACGTGAGTGGTCGCCACGACGCACACGCCAGAACCCGCCACTGACAGTGCGTCAGTGATCACCTGCTGTGCCACCGGACCGTCCCGATGACAGTCCGGCCCGCCCGCTCCGGTCCAAGCTCCGGGGCACCTATGAGAGGACTCCCCATGACTCAGTCCCCCCTTGTCGGCATCGTGATGGGCTCCGACTCCGACTGGCCCGTGATGGAGGCCGCCGCGCAGGCGCTCGACGAGTTCGAGATCCCGTACGAGGTCGACGTGGTCTCCGCGCACCGGATGCCGCGCGAGATGGTGGCGTACGGCGAGCGGGCGCACGGGCGCGGGCTGAAGGCGGTCATCGCCGGGGCCGGCGGGGCCGCGCACCTGCCCGGGATGCTGGCGTCGGTGACGCCGCTGCCGGTGATCGGGGTGCCGGTGCCGCTGCGGTACCTGGACGGGATGGACAGCCTGCTGTCGATCGTCCAGATGCCCGCCGGGGTGCCGGTGGCCACCGTGTCGGTCGCGGGCGCGCGCAACGCCGGGCTGCTCGCGGTGCGGATGCTGGCCGCGTTCGACGCCGAACTCGCCGAGAAGATGGTCGAGTTCCAGGCCGAGCTGAACAGCCAGGCCACCGAGAAGGGCCGCAAGCTGCGCGCCAAGGTCGCGGGGAACGACTCGTTCGGCTTCGGCAAGTAGTAGAACGGGGGGATGACCCCCGAACTGCTCGACCGCGCCCGGGCCGTCCTGCGCACCACGCCGGTGGTGGACGGCCACAACGACCTGCCCTGGGCGATGCGCGCCCAGGCCGGGTACGACCTCGACGCCGTGGACCTGGCCGCGGACCAGAGCCACCGGCTGCACACCGACCTCGGCCGCCTGCGGGCGGGCGGGGTCGGTGCGCAGTTCTGGTCGGTGTACGTGCCGGCCGAGCTGGCGGGGGACGACGCGGTCAGCGCCACGCTGGAACAGGTCGACTTCGTCCGGGCGATGGCCGAGCGGCACCCCGGGCACCTGCGGCTCGCGCTGACCGCCGACGAGGTGGAGGCCGCCCGCGCCGAGGGCCGGATCGCCTCGCTGATGGGCGCCGAGGGCGGACACTCCATCAACTCCTCGCTGGCCACCCTGCGGGCGCTGTACGAGCTGGGCGTGCGCTACCTGACGCTCACCCACAACTCCAACGTGCCGTGGGCGGACTCCGCCACCGACGAGCCGGTGCACGGCGGACTGACCGCGTTCGGCGAGGAGGTGGTGCGGGAGATGAACCGGCTCGGCATGCTGGTCGACCTCTCGCACGTCTCCGCCGACACCATGCGCGACGCGCTGCGGGTCTCCGAGGCCCCGGTGGTCTTCTCGCACTCCTCGGCCCGCGCCGTCTGCGACCACCCGCGCAACGTCCCCGACGACGTGCTGGTCCAACTGCCCGCCAACGGCGGCGTGGTGATGGCCACCTTCGTGCCCAAGTTCGTGCTGCCCGCCGCCATCGAGTGGACGCTCGCCGCCGACGCCAACATGCGGGCCAAGGGCCTGCACCCGCTGGAGACCACCCCCGAGGCGATGGCCGTGCAGCGCGCCTACGAGGCCGAGCACCCCCGCCCGGTCGCCACCGCCGCCACCGTCGCCGACCACCTCGACCACCTGCGCGAGGTGGCCGGCGTCGACCACATCGGCCTCGGCGGCGACTACGACGGCACCGCGTTCACCCCGGCCGGCCTGGAGGACGTCGCCGGCTACCCGGTGCTGGTCGCCGAACTGCTGCGCCGCGGCTGGTCCGAGGCCGACCTGGCCAAGCTGACCTGGCACAACGCGGTGCGGGCGCTGCGCGGCGCCGAGACGGTCGCCACCCGGCTGCGGGCCGAGCGCCGCCCCTCGATCGCCACCCTGGCCCGGCTGGACGGCGCGTGAACCACGGGCTTGACCTCGCCCCTGGGGCAGGGGGCAGCGTTGCCGGTGCGGAGGAGGAACGGCTGCTCACCACCGGTGAGTTCGCCCGCCGCGGCCTGCTGTCGCCGAAGGCGCTGCGGCTGTACGACCGGCAGGGACTGCTGCCGCCGGACCGGATCGACCCGGACAGCGGCTACCGGTACTACCGGCCGGAGCGGCTGGCCACCGCGCGGCTGATCGTCCGGCTGCGCGGCCTGGACATGCCGCTGGCCACGGTCGCCGAGGTGCTCGCCCTGCCGGGCCCCGCGGCGGCCGAGCGGGTCGCCGCGTACTGGGCCGCCGTCGAACGGCGGACCGCCTCGCAGCGGACGCTGGCCGACCACCTCCGCGTCCAACTCAGCGGACTCGAAGGGATCGACGAGATGTACCGGATCGAACAGCGCGACGTGCCCGAGCAGCTGGTGCTCACCGAGCAGCGCCGGGCCGGGCCGGAGGAGCTGGACCGCTTCATCCCGGAGGCCACCGCCCGGCTGGCGGCGGTGGCCGAGGCCCACGGCGGGGTGGCGGCCGCCCCCTTCGTGGTCTACCACGGGGACGTCAACGAGGACGCCGACGGCCCGGTGGAGGTCTGCGTCCCGGTCGACCCGGCCCGCGCCGCCGGCCTGACCGCCGCGCACCGCACCGAGCCCGCGCACCGGGAGGCGTACACCACGGTCACCAAGGCGCAGGTGGAGTACCCGCAGATCCTCAGCGCGTACGACGCCGTCTGCGCGTGGATGGAACGGGCCGGCACCCCGCGCACCGGCGCCGGCCGGGAGGTCTACTTCGCGGACTGGGCGACCGCCGGGCCGGCCGACGAGGTCTGCGACATCGCCTTCCCGATCGGCGCGCCGACCGGCGGCTGACCCGCCGCTACAGCAGCGGCAGCTCGATCGCCGGGCAGCGGTCCATCACCATGTCGAGGCCGGCCGCGCGGGTGCGCGCGTAGGCCGCCTCGTCGATGACCCCGAGCTGGAACCAGACCGCCTTCGCGCCCGCGGCCACCGCCTGGTCGGCGACCGGCCCGGCCAGCTCGGAGTTGACGAACACGTCCACCACGTCGACCGGGAACGGGATCTCGGCGAGCGAGGCGTAGCCCGGCTCGCCGAGCACCGTCTCGGCCTTCGGGTGCACCGGCACGATCCGCTTCCCGGCCCGCTGCAGCACCCGGGCCACGCCGTACGCGGCGCGCGCGGTGTTGTTCGACAGGCCGACCACGGCCCAGGTGTCGCCGGAGGAGGTGAGGACCTTCCGGACGGTGGCGTCGTCTGCGTAGCTCATGCCGGGGAGAACGGACGGCCGGGCCCGGTCATTCCGGGCCCGGCCGTCGCGCGTGCGCGGGGCGGGTCACTCCGCGGAGGGGCGGCCCATCGCGCGGTAGGTCCAGCCGGCGGCCCGCCAGGCGTCGCCGTTCAGCACGTTGCGGCCGTCCACGAGGTGGCGCTCGGCGACCACCGCGCCGACCTCGGCCGGGTCGAGCTCGCGGAACTCCTGC is part of the Kitasatospora cineracea genome and harbors:
- a CDS encoding dipeptidase, with translation MTPELLDRARAVLRTTPVVDGHNDLPWAMRAQAGYDLDAVDLAADQSHRLHTDLGRLRAGGVGAQFWSVYVPAELAGDDAVSATLEQVDFVRAMAERHPGHLRLALTADEVEAARAEGRIASLMGAEGGHSINSSLATLRALYELGVRYLTLTHNSNVPWADSATDEPVHGGLTAFGEEVVREMNRLGMLVDLSHVSADTMRDALRVSEAPVVFSHSSARAVCDHPRNVPDDVLVQLPANGGVVMATFVPKFVLPAAIEWTLAADANMRAKGLHPLETTPEAMAVQRAYEAEHPRPVATAATVADHLDHLREVAGVDHIGLGGDYDGTAFTPAGLEDVAGYPVLVAELLRRGWSEADLAKLTWHNAVRALRGAETVATRLRAERRPSIATLARLDGA
- a CDS encoding response regulator transcription factor; this encodes MTCVLLAEDDPAISEPLARALRREGYEVLVREDGPAALGAGLSEDVDLIVLDLGLPEMDGLEVCRRLRADGKSFPVLVLTARADEVDTVVGLDAGADDYVTKPFRLAELLARVRALLRRGNVDQLTTGAHGVKIDIESHRAWLGEEELTLSAKEFELLRVLVRDAGRVVTREEIMRQVWDTTWWTSTKTLDMHISWLRKKLGDDAANPRYIATVRGVGFRFEKN
- a CDS encoding 5-(carboxyamino)imidazole ribonucleotide synthase, coding for MTVAGNANFPVVGVIGGGQLARMMHQAGIPLGIRFKLLADTPQESAAQVVGTTVLGDYRDLDTLRAFAADCDVITFDHEHVPTEHLRTLQAEGIAVRPGPHALVNAQDKGVMRARLDSIGVPCPRHRLVADPADVTAFAEEGEGYPVVLKTVRGGYDGKGVWVVKDESEAAAPFLAGVPVLAEEKVDFLRELAADVVRSPSGQAVAYPVVESVQENGICAEVTAPAPDLDPALSDEAQQLALRIAGELDITGHLAVELFQTRDGRILVNELAMRPHNSGHWTQDGAVTSQFENHLRAVLDLPLGDPRPRAKWTVMVNVLGGDYPDMYRAFLHCMARDPGLRIHMYGKDVKPGRKVGHVNVFGDDLEDVRERARHAAAYLRGTITD
- a CDS encoding MerR family transcriptional regulator — encoded protein: MNHGLDLAPGAGGSVAGAEEERLLTTGEFARRGLLSPKALRLYDRQGLLPPDRIDPDSGYRYYRPERLATARLIVRLRGLDMPLATVAEVLALPGPAAAERVAAYWAAVERRTASQRTLADHLRVQLSGLEGIDEMYRIEQRDVPEQLVLTEQRRAGPEELDRFIPEATARLAAVAEAHGGVAAAPFVVYHGDVNEDADGPVEVCVPVDPARAAGLTAAHRTEPAHREAYTTVTKAQVEYPQILSAYDAVCAWMERAGTPRTGAGREVYFADWATAGPADEVCDIAFPIGAPTGG
- a CDS encoding RNA-guided endonuclease InsQ/TnpB family protein, with protein sequence MATTHVKRAFKYRCYPTDAQAAELSRTFGCVRLVYNLALAARAQAWAERGERVGYGATSAMPTGWKRTAELAFLSEVSCVPLQQALRHLQAAFAGFFAGRSGHPRFKSRKRSRAAAEYTRSAFRYRDGQLTLAKTAGPLEVRWSRPLPEGAVPSTVTVSRDAAGRWFVSLLCEDPDVRPLPVSRTAVGVDLGIAHLAVLSTGEKIANPRHERRDRERLARAQRELARKAKGSANREKARRKVARIHTRIADRRRDFLHQLSTRLVRENQAVVVEDLLVRGMLRNRRLARAIADAGWAELRSMLAYKCAWYGRELVVVDRWFPSSKLCGACGTVRDHLPLHVRTWECACGAVHDRDVNAARNVLAAGLAVAACGDGVGPQRSTPGGQSSTKQEVVPATVLAHGGPAARPKGLPGQSVIVPRR
- the hutI gene encoding imidazolonepropionase, coding for MSLLISNIGSLVTNDPALGEGPLGLLADAAVVVDGERIAWVGPAADAPAADEHADAGGRALLPGFVDSHSHLLFAGDRTAEFNARMSGRAYSAGGIRTTVAATRAAPDAELNANLTRYLAEMLHQGTTTVEVKSGYGLSTEDEARALRIAAGHTAETTYLGAHVVAPEYADDPAGYVELVTGEMLAACAPYARWVDVFCERGAFDGDQARAVLTAGKAAGLLPRVHANQLGHGPGVQLAVELGAASADHCTHLTDADVAALADGDTVATLLPGAEFSTRAPYPDGRRLLDAGAALALSTDCNPGSSFTSSMPFCVAVAVREMGLTPDEAVHAATAGGALALRRTDVGRIAPGARADLHLLDAPSHVHLAYRPGVPLTAAVWQGGVRRV
- a CDS encoding CoA-binding protein is translated as MSYADDATVRKVLTSSGDTWAVVGLSNNTARAAYGVARVLQRAGKRIVPVHPKAETVLGEPGYASLAEIPFPVDVVDVFVNSELAGPVADQAVAAGAKAVWFQLGVIDEAAYARTRAAGLDMVMDRCPAIELPLL
- a CDS encoding ATP-binding protein, whose protein sequence is MKRRMINSLLGVVLVVVTVFCVPLALIEKQSIVNAANDRVDAVAVRVLGLVESRLAAGEPVSGEKFAAVVTDEYHVTVDIPGQPQIALGQPVRGDALSATEPGASGETVTVAQSRTALDHEIGNMLLLLGVVALLAVQAAVALAVWQAKRLARPLTDLAETAERLGSGDPRPQGRRYGVPELDRIAEVLDTSAERIARMLTAERRLAADASHQLRTPLTALSMRLEEITALAEDPETVREEATIGLQQVERLTDVVQRLLTNQRDPNSPTAVTFGLDEVVKQQVEEWAPTLRDSGRRLAIEGLRDARVIGTPGTVSQVLATLIENSLMHGAGTITLRVRRSGSSVVAEVQDEGAGVPRELGNRVFERAVSGRNSTGIGLAVARDLAEADGGRLELLSLRPPVFALFLAHGGE
- the purE gene encoding 5-(carboxyamino)imidazole ribonucleotide mutase, whose product is MTQSPLVGIVMGSDSDWPVMEAAAQALDEFEIPYEVDVVSAHRMPREMVAYGERAHGRGLKAVIAGAGGAAHLPGMLASVTPLPVIGVPVPLRYLDGMDSLLSIVQMPAGVPVATVSVAGARNAGLLAVRMLAAFDAELAEKMVEFQAELNSQATEKGRKLRAKVAGNDSFGFGK
- a CDS encoding peptide MFS transporter, with protein sequence MASTTLESEVRPSPTSGRTFLGHPRGLATLFMTETWERFSFYGMRALLVIYMTTEATKGGLEVPAATAAAVYSVYNAMVYLLALPGGWIADRLLGARRTVALGGLIIMVGHFMLAVPNKGFFFAGLVPIAIGSGLLKANISTMVGQLYDKDDDSRRDGGFTIFYMGINLGAFLAPLVIGTVGQQVDWHLGFALAGVGMALGLVQYLLGSRHLSPASNVVAAPMSRDERRAVLRKAGIWLAAAAVFYGVVAGTGHFTVSWAIWPLSLAGIAIPALVFARIRRDRDLTGEERSRMGGYLWFFVAAAVFWMIYDQSGSTLSVFAEQNTAGSLFGFDFPSSWFQSLNPLYIMALAPVFAWLWNAAARRGRNPSTTAKFAFGLLMIGASFLVMMLAMAAASGGVKVSPLWLAVVYLIQTTGELTLSPVGLSVTTKLAPAKYASQMMGVWFLAVTAGDCVAALAQLLLGDDVVGSTGYFAVQGVLAVAAGVGLFAARGRIGRLMGDAR
- a CDS encoding GtrA family protein; translation: MTTSTETRPSLTQRMRGLSAEAIGFAVIGASGVVVNFGLFWILTNGVGLASLRSNIAATLVAIATNYLGYRYWLYRDRDAASRKREITLFLLFSGIGMLIETGTLGFTQYVLGLDTPFEKLGGKVLGLVVATVFRFVSYRTWVFKAMPELEEPAAVQGEPAVVQEAELLLAAEPSRTLAN